The Saprospiraceae bacterium genome includes the window TACTCAACTTCCATTTCAACTTGACTATATATTTCAAATGAATGATACTTCAATCTACGAAACTACAAAGCTTATAATAAGAGGATGTATCAACAATCAAACTAAATTTCATACAAAATTATGGCAAGGTTATAATCATCTCGCAATTATTGAAGTCGACAAAAAAAGACCAAACATATTCGATATACTTAAACCTTACAATGAAAGGAAAAGATGGGATCCTATACTAGTGATTTGTAAATCGAATGACTCAGATAGGTGCAAAGAATCAGTAAAAGAAGGGTTAGAAAAGCATGAGAAATTTATGAAAGATAATAATTATGAACGATGGAAAGCACTTAAAAAAGAAGAAGAGGAATACAAACGAATGAATGAATAAAATACTCATAACAATGTACATGACGATCATGCTCCTTACGTCGCACGCCGCATGTACTAATCGTTAGATGCAACGCCCCAATCCGAAAAACCAACCCGCAAAGGCAGCGCGCGGTGGGGACAGCTGAGCCCTGTCGCAGAGCTTACGGGCATCAGCCGCAGCATCTAACAACTGCATATACAATCATGCTCACTAAACGTTTAGCACGAATGTATATGCGCTGGCGTTAGATGCAACGCCCCAATCCGAAAAACCAACCCGCAAAGGCAGCGCGCGGGTGGGGATAGCTGAGCCCTGTCGCAGAGCTTACGGGCATCAGCCGCAGCATCTAACAACTGCATATACAATCATGCTCACTAAACGTTTAGCACGAATGTATATGCGCGGGCGTTACACCCAATTAGAAAAAAGAAAATCACAACCAATGACAAAAGCTGAAAGATTCGAGGGATGTATAATTGGTGGAGCAATTGGAGATGCTTTTGGAAGTGGATATGAAAATCAAGAAGAGGAAAAAGAAGCTACATTTTACCTTTTTGGAAATCCAGAAGTAAAGAACCAATTTGGCAAATTACGGATGATACACAATTGACCATGGCAACAATCGAGGCAATAATTGAAGATGAAAAAGTAAATCCCAAAACGATAGCAAAGCAGTTCCTCAAATATTACAAGCAAAGAAAGATAAAAGGGATTGGAGCAAGTACTTTGAAATCGTTGAAAGATTTAAGTTTAGGTGGACATTGGAGCCAAGTCGGGCGAAAAGGAGAATATGCAGCAGGAAATGGATCTGCAATGCGAATAGCACCCATTGCATTTAAAGAGGAAATAACGAACTCCGAAATCAGAGACATTTGTATAATCACTCACAATAATGATGAAGCATATGTTGGAGCGAGAAGTGTAATAATTGCGATAAGAGAAATTTTAAATGGCAATTGGAATGGAGAAACAAATTTGATTGAATTAATAATTGACCAAATTCCTGACACAAGAGTCAGAGATAGATTAGTTGAAATCAAAGACATCAATAGTCTCAAAGAAATTGGACAAATAGGAAATGACGGATATGTTGTAAATTCAGTTCCATTAGCAATTGCAGCGGCAAATAAAATTAGAGAAATAGGGATTGAAGAAATGTATTTACAATTAATCGAAATAGGAGGAGATACAGATACGAATTGCTCAATTGCTGGACAAATAGCGGGTACCTTAATCGGGCGAAAAGAGATACCTGATAAATTGGTAAATAAGTTGAAAGAATTGAGTGAATACGAATGGATTGAGACAACGATAAATAAATTAATAAAAAAAGAAAACTGGGTGTAACAAGGCATAAAATGTCCATGCCCAGCAAAAGCTGGCCACGGCATTTATGCGAGACGTTGGCGGGCATTAAAATATATAAAAAAAGAGCATCAACTTGCCCACAATGAAATCTTAGGTCTGGGAATCTCGTTTTTTTCGGAACCTTTTGGGTTTCAGGCAAAGAGTGGGAACTCGCTCGGGGAACGCGCGAAGCGCCCGTACAAAGAGCAGGAACCTTAGCTACCAACATATTGACCGATCCCTACCGACACGTTGACCGATCTCCCCAAGCAGATCTTATGTTCGTGTGGAGACTTTGACAGACAGGAATGGTTAACCAAGACATTTTGGAATTCATATAATATGGCGTAACTTGCTAATAGAATCGATAGAATCGATAGAATCGGTTGTCGAGCGATCAGAAAAATTCATTAAGGAGATTCTAATTTGAGGAAAAATTAAAAAAGGAACGCCCGCCAACACGGCATACATCGGTCATGCTCCCTAACGGTCGCACGCCGTGTATGCTGGACGTTGGCGGGCATTAAAATATATAAAAAAAGAGCATCAACTTGCCCACAATGAAATCTTAGGTCTGGGAATCTCGTTTTTTTCGGAACCTTTTGGGTTTCATGCAAAGAAGCGGAACTCGCTCGGGGAACGCGCGAAGCGCCCGTACAAAGAGCAGGAACTTTAGCTACCAACACGTTGACCGATCCCTACCGACACGTTGACCGACTCATGCAAACAGGTCTTGTGCCCATGTGGAGATTTCGACAGACAGGAATGGTTAACCAAGACATTTTGGAATTCATATAATATGGCGTAACTTGCTAATAGAATCGATAGAACCGGTTGTCGAGCGATCAGAAAAATTCATTAAGGAGATTCTAATTTGAGGAAAAATTGAAAAAGGAACGCCCGCCAACATGGCATACATCGGTCATGCTCCCTAACGGTCGCACGCCGTGTATGCTGGGACGTTAGCGGGCATTAAAATATATAAAAAAAAGAGCATCAACTTGCCCACAATGAAATCTTAGGTCTGGGAGTCTCGTTTTTTTCGGAGCCTTTGGGTTTCAGGCAAAGAAGGGGAACTCGCTCGGGGAACGCGCGAAGCGCCCGTACAAAGAGCAGGAACTTTAGCTACCAACACGTTGACCGATCCCTACCGACACGTTGACCGATCTCCCCAAGCAGATCTTATGTTCGTGTGGATATTTCGACAGACAGGAATGGTTAACCAAGACATTTTGGAATTCATATAATATGGCGTAACTTGCTAATAGAATCGATAGAATCGGTTGTCGAGAGATCAGAAAAATTCATTAAGGAGATTCTAATTTGAAGAAAAATTGAAAAAGGAACGCCCGCCAACATGGCATACATCGGTCATGCGCCCTAACGGTCGCACGCCGTGTATGCTGGGACGTTGGCGGGCATTAAAATATAAAAAAAAAGAGTATCAACTTGCCCACAATGAAATCTTAGGTCTGGGAATCTCGTTTTTTCCGGAGCCTTTTGGGTTTCAGGCAAAGAGGGGGAACTCGCTCGGGGAACGCGCGAAGCGCCTGTACAAAGAGACAGGAACTTCAGCTACCAACACGTTGACCGATCCCTACCGACACGTTGACCGACACATGCAAACAGGTCTTGTGCCCCTGTGGAGATTTCGACAGACAGGAATGGTTAATCAAGATATTTTGGAATTCATATAATATGCCTTAACTTGCTAATAGAATCGATAGAACCGGTTGTCGAGAGATCAGAAAAATTCATTAAGGAGATTCTAATTTGAAGAAAAATTGAAAAAGGAACGCCCGCCAACATGGCATACATCGGTCATGCTCCCTAACGGTCGCACGCCGTGTATGCTGGACGTTGGCGGGCATTAAAATATATAAAAAAAGAGCATCAACTTGCCCACAATGAAATCTTAGGTCTGGGAATCTCGTTTTTT containing:
- a CDS encoding ADP-ribosylglycohydrolase family protein, yielding MTKAERFEGCIIGGAIGDAFGSGYENQEEEKEATFYLFGNPEVKNQFGKLRMIHN
- a CDS encoding ADP-ribosylglycohydrolase family protein — its product is MATIEAIIEDEKVNPKTIAKQFLKYYKQRKIKGIGASTLKSLKDLSLGGHWSQVGRKGEYAAGNGSAMRIAPIAFKEEITNSEIRDICIITHNNDEAYVGARSVIIAIREILNGNWNGETNLIELIIDQIPDTRVRDRLVEIKDINSLKEIGQIGNDGYVVNSVPLAIAAANKIREIGIEEMYLQLIEIGGDTDTNCSIAGQIAGTLIGRKEIPDKLVNKLKELSEYEWIETTINKLIKKENWV